Genomic DNA from Podospora pseudoanserina strain CBS 124.78 chromosome 4, whole genome shotgun sequence:
ACGTGCGGTGTACCCATCTGACTGATTCGCtacaccctcatcatccacaatGTGGCTGGTGTAGTTGGAGTAGATGGCCGCGATCATGAGTTTCATCTCTGTTGAAGACGTCAGACAGGCAGAGATGCCATCAAAAGCATGAGCACTACTCACCATTCATTGCAAAGTTGGACCCAATACACATCCTACCGCCTGAGCCGAAAGCCCAGAATTGCCTGTTCCGCAGTTTCCTTTCGTCTTCTGTTCCCGTCCCCGGCAGCCACCGAGTGTGGTCCCATTTCTCAGCATCTGGAAAGACTGCCTCGTCACGATGGAGAGTATAGGCCAAAGCTGCCACCCTCACGCCACCTGGTACATGGTACGAGCCTAGACGACAGCCCGCCTCAGGAGTTTGACGTGGCTGTGGCCCAGGGATTGGCGCGTGAAGGCGTAGTGTTTCTGTCAGTACGGCGTGAAGTAGAGGGAGACTGTCCAACTTTTTGGGATCCGGCATATCAATCGTTCCATCTGGGCGCTGTCGCAGGTTTGGTGTCATGCCCAGAAGTTCAGTTCTCAGCTTCTCTTGCAGTTCCAATGACTGGGATAGCCTCCAAGTTAGATATGTAAGGGCCAAGCCAGCCGTTTCCTGGCCTGCCAGCACATGGTCGAAAAGCTCTGATGCAACTGACAGCCGGAAGTTGGACACAGCCGGATACAGGAGCGAGTCCTTGCCCTTCGTAGTTTCATCTTTCCGAAGCCCAGCAACTAGACTTTTCCATACTACAGGCTCATCCCTTGGGTCAGTGTTAGTTGTGTGGGGAGAGGCGGATATCTGATCACAGAGCCGTAGACACCAGTTGCCAAGCTCCTTATTGGCTGCATCCACCCACTTGGGGCAAAAGGGAATGCCAATCTTGCGGCAGAATCTGGTGAACTGTGGCATCTCTTGATCGTAATATCCATAACCCTGGCGGGCCCTGTACAGCTCGAGAAAGTGCTCTCTGTAGGCCTTGTCGCCTAGAAAGTCGGTTCCATTCCTCAGCCCAAAGAGGTAGCCGGCGAtaaaatccatcgttgccGCCATAAACACCGAATAGATATCGATGCCATGGGGAAGCTGGGTATCCTTGGCGGACCGTTCAAGAATCGGCAGAAACCTCTCGGAAAGAATGGCGTGCCCTTGGACTGAAGCCGCCGGACTCGACTGCATGTATGACTTGGAGTAGACATGGGATATCAACCGCTTCCGTACCGAGTGCTCGGCAGAAGGTCTTGCCGAAAACATGCAGACAGCGCTTTAGAAAGTGTGTAAGCACAAGTAGAAAGCAAGACGATTGATTGCTGTCTGTGCGTGCCATACCCATAGTTGTCAAAAACAGAATACCACGAAGTCTTCTCAAATCCACCCTGGTAAACAGTGCGGACACAGTCCACGTCATCGATGCTCAGTTCGCTGGGCCCAACTCGGACTATGGGACCGTGACGGCGGTGGGCGGCAAAGAGTGTTTTATTTTCTCGATGTGTGAATCGAATCCGCA
This window encodes:
- a CDS encoding hypothetical protein (EggNog:ENOG503PCE4; COG:Q) produces the protein MKMAGGFTGLSCAAAALFAFLTYRFIFWPALFSPLARIPNAHWSVPFSRLWILRIRFTHRENKTLFAAHRRHGPIVRVGPSELSIDDVDCVRTVYQGGFEKTSWYSVFDNYGAVCMFSARPSAEHSVRKRLISHVYSKSYMQSSPAASVQGHAILSERFLPILERSAKDTQLPHGIDIYSVFMAATMDFIAGYLFGLRNGTDFLGDKAYREHFLELYRARQGYGYYDQEMPQFTRFCRKIGIPFCPKWVDAANKELGNWCLRLCDQISASPHTTNTDPRDEPVVWKSLVAGLRKDETTKGKDSLLYPAVSNFRLSVASELFDHVLAGQETAGLALTYLTWRLSQSLELQEKLRTELLGMTPNLRQRPDGTIDMPDPKKLDSLPLLHAVLTETLRLHAPIPGPQPRQTPEAGCRLGSYHVPGGVRVAALAYTLHRDEAVFPDAEKWDHTRWLPGTGTEDERKLRNRQFWAFGSGGRMCIGSNFAMNEMKLMIAAIYSNYTSHIVDDEGVANQSDGYTARPANEQLYLRFEKVV